The following are from one region of the Hymenobacter radiodurans genome:
- a CDS encoding ABC transporter ATP-binding protein — translation MKYVRPYRRIFYFLIFLTVATAALGTLRPFLIQKMVDRSIEQGDLTGVNQMFVLLLVLLVAHTLVSYLQTYFGGWLGQYIVRDIRVDLYQHILNLRLKFFDRTPIGVLVTRNISDVETLSDVFSEGLAAMIGDILQLLFIMGFMFWIDWRLTLVSLSVIPPLIISTYVFKEKVKQSFQEVRTAVANLNSFVQEHLTGMNVVQIFNNEEREFRKFKAINQEHTRANVKSVLYYSIYFPVAEVLAAIGVGLLVWYAAQGQIEGTISKGALIAFILYNALFFRPIRQIADRFNTLQLGLVSTDRLLKLLDSKELIADTGTLAPSAIRGDVAFEKVWFAYNDEEYVLRDISFNVKAGQTIAFVGATGAGKTSIINLLSRFYEINKGTIRVDGHDLREFDLKELRRHIGVVLQDVFLFAGTIADNITLGNKDITEAQIWEAADLVGARRFIERLPGGLHYPVMERGATLSVGQRQLISFVRAMVYQPQIIILDEATSSVDSETEELIQEAIDKLMEGRTSLVIAHRLSTIQKADRIIVLDRGEIKESGTHEELLRHGGFYQQLYQMQYKDVSMELNSEKVDLGSSARTS, via the coding sequence ATGAAGTATGTGCGGCCGTACCGGCGGATATTTTATTTTCTAATTTTCCTGACCGTTGCTACGGCCGCGCTGGGCACCCTGCGCCCTTTTTTGATCCAGAAAATGGTGGACCGCAGTATCGAGCAGGGCGACTTGACGGGCGTGAACCAGATGTTTGTGCTGCTGCTGGTGCTGCTGGTAGCTCACACGCTGGTAAGCTATCTGCAAACCTACTTCGGCGGTTGGCTGGGTCAGTATATCGTGCGCGATATTCGGGTTGATCTGTATCAACACATTCTAAATCTGCGCCTTAAGTTCTTCGACCGCACACCCATTGGAGTGCTGGTAACCCGCAATATTTCCGACGTAGAAACTTTGTCGGATGTGTTTAGTGAAGGCTTGGCGGCCATGATTGGCGACATTCTCCAACTGCTGTTCATTATGGGCTTTATGTTCTGGATTGACTGGCGCCTCACACTGGTGAGCCTTTCAGTCATTCCACCTCTGATTATCAGCACCTACGTATTCAAGGAAAAGGTGAAGCAGTCGTTTCAGGAGGTGCGCACGGCGGTGGCCAACCTGAATTCCTTCGTGCAGGAGCACCTGACGGGCATGAATGTGGTGCAGATCTTCAACAACGAAGAGCGCGAGTTTCGCAAGTTCAAAGCCATTAACCAGGAGCATACGAGGGCCAATGTGAAGTCGGTACTGTATTACTCCATCTACTTCCCGGTGGCTGAGGTGTTGGCCGCTATTGGCGTAGGGTTGCTGGTATGGTATGCGGCGCAGGGCCAGATTGAGGGCACTATCTCAAAGGGGGCGCTCATTGCCTTTATCCTGTATAATGCGCTGTTCTTCCGGCCAATTCGGCAAATTGCTGACCGTTTCAATACGTTGCAGCTTGGCTTGGTAAGCACGGATCGTCTGCTGAAATTGCTTGATAGCAAGGAGCTTATTGCCGATACTGGCACGCTGGCGCCATCCGCCATCCGTGGGGATGTGGCCTTTGAAAAAGTCTGGTTTGCCTACAACGACGAAGAGTACGTGCTGCGCGACATCAGCTTTAACGTAAAAGCTGGTCAGACCATCGCCTTCGTGGGGGCTACGGGTGCGGGCAAAACCTCTATTATCAACCTGCTCAGCCGCTTCTACGAAATCAACAAAGGTACTATCCGCGTCGATGGACACGATCTGCGCGAGTTCGACCTGAAAGAGTTGCGCCGTCATATTGGGGTGGTATTGCAGGATGTGTTCTTGTTTGCAGGCACCATCGCCGACAACATCACGCTGGGAAATAAGGATATTACGGAAGCCCAAATCTGGGAAGCGGCCGATTTGGTGGGTGCCCGACGCTTTATTGAGCGACTACCGGGCGGCTTGCATTATCCTGTAATGGAGCGCGGGGCCACACTTTCCGTTGGTCAGCGCCAGCTTATTAGCTTCGTGCGAGCCATGGTATACCAGCCGCAGATTATTATTCTGGATGAGGCTACTTCCTCGGTCGATAGCGAAACGGAGGAGCTGATACAAGAGGCTATCGACAAACTTATGGAGGGCCGTACCTCACTGGTTATTGCGCACCGTCTCAGCACCATTCAGAAAGCCGACCGCATTATTGTGCTCGACCGTGGCGAGATCAAGGAATCGGGGACGCACGAAGAGTTATTGCGTCATGGAGGCTTCTATCAGCAGCTCTACCAGATGCAGTACAAAGACGTGAGCATGGAGCTGAACAGTGAAAAAGTGGATCTGGGAAGTAGTGCTCGCACTTCTTAA
- a CDS encoding outer membrane beta-barrel protein: MKKIVFLALLLSLNFSIAQAQISRGTSLIGGSIGYNWSTNESKYVGSVIPAGPNPIELTYQNFNINPNAGYFIADNLAAGLSFGFGTTKEIRPYSESADPARPNKLITKSITYNVAPFLRYYYFPIESFGFYSQLSAGLNHQVTTTTFDGIDNERKSKTNGGVSVSLQH, translated from the coding sequence ATGAAGAAGATCGTTTTTCTGGCATTACTCTTATCTCTAAACTTCTCAATAGCTCAAGCTCAAATAAGTAGAGGCACCTCTTTAATTGGGGGAAGTATTGGATACAATTGGTCTACTAATGAGAGCAAGTATGTTGGGTCAGTCATTCCTGCCGGTCCAAACCCAATAGAGCTCACTTATCAAAATTTTAATATCAATCCAAATGCAGGTTACTTTATAGCTGACAATCTAGCTGCAGGGCTGTCTTTTGGATTTGGTACAACAAAAGAAATTAGGCCTTATTCTGAAAGTGCCGATCCCGCCCGCCCGAACAAACTGATAACAAAATCTATCACTTATAATGTAGCGCCTTTTCTGCGTTACTACTATTTCCCGATTGAGAGCTTCGGATTTTATAGCCAATTATCAGCTGGATTAAATCATCAAGTTACTACCACTACATTTGATGGAATTGATAATGAACGTAAAAGTAAAACTAATGGGGGGGTGTCAGTATCACTCCAGCACTAG
- a CDS encoding T9SS type A sorting domain-containing protein: MKKFTVLLGLGMVFLLTVPTLAQTKTAAKPVAPAAKPAAPALTASAAAEKSTDAAEPATGVPSLITDKMEAPAATSGALKVSLDNNPLTKSLIVRTDAAGPTRVEINDGEGRPVLTRNMMVGNKPTSLDVSRLPAGYYIVQCTAGERKGMRRVMLGQ; the protein is encoded by the coding sequence ATGAAAAAATTTACTGTATTGCTGGGCTTAGGAATGGTCTTTTTGCTAACGGTGCCAACTCTAGCCCAAACGAAAACCGCTGCGAAGCCCGTGGCACCCGCAGCTAAGCCAGCCGCCCCTGCACTAACCGCATCGGCTGCCGCTGAGAAGTCCACCGATGCTGCTGAGCCAGCTACTGGTGTCCCTTCCTTGATAACTGATAAGATGGAAGCGCCAGCCGCCACTTCTGGAGCACTTAAGGTGAGTTTGGATAACAACCCGTTAACCAAGAGCCTTATCGTGCGCACCGACGCCGCCGGTCCTACCCGCGTGGAAATAAACGACGGCGAAGGCCGACCTGTACTGACGCGAAATATGATGGTTGGTAATAAGCCGACCTCACTCGACGTAAGTCGCTTGCCTGCTGGCTACTACATTGTACAATGCACCGCCGGCGAACGAAAAGGTATGCGCCGGGTGATGCTTGGTCAATAA
- a CDS encoding Glu/Leu/Phe/Val dehydrogenase dimerization domain-containing protein, translating into MVEIQELTNTSVFGQIAEHQHEQVVFCHDHETGLKAIIGIHNTVLGPALGGTRMWEYASDAEALNDVLRLSRGMTYKAAISGLNLGGGKAVIIGDAKTQKTEALLRKFGRFVKNLNGKYITAEDVGMTTKDMQYIRMETKHVAGLPESMGGSGDPSPVTAFGTYMGMKAAAKKAFGSESLAGKRIAVQGVGHVGGYLLEHLIKEGAKIVLTDYYEDRKLEMAAKYNAVAVGLDEIYDQEVDIYSPCALGATINSDTIDRLKCRVIAGCANNQLQDENVHGPALVERGIIYAPDFLINAGGLINVYSEVIGGSRKSALSQTEKIYDFTTEVLNKAELEGIHPQKAAIRQAEQRIAALGKVKSTY; encoded by the coding sequence ATGGTTGAAATCCAAGAGTTGACCAATACTTCGGTCTTCGGTCAGATTGCCGAGCATCAACACGAACAGGTCGTATTCTGCCACGACCACGAAACTGGCCTCAAGGCCATTATCGGTATTCACAACACGGTGCTTGGCCCAGCTTTGGGCGGTACTCGCATGTGGGAATACGCTTCCGACGCAGAAGCCCTGAACGACGTGCTGCGTTTATCACGCGGCATGACCTACAAGGCAGCCATTTCGGGCTTGAACCTAGGCGGTGGCAAAGCCGTCATCATTGGCGACGCCAAAACGCAAAAAACCGAAGCCTTGCTACGCAAGTTTGGTCGCTTCGTGAAGAATCTCAACGGCAAGTATATCACGGCCGAAGACGTAGGGATGACGACCAAGGATATGCAGTATATCCGCATGGAAACCAAGCACGTAGCTGGCCTTCCTGAGAGCATGGGCGGTTCTGGCGACCCTTCACCCGTGACGGCTTTTGGTACCTATATGGGTATGAAAGCCGCTGCCAAGAAAGCCTTTGGATCGGAGAGCTTGGCTGGCAAGCGCATTGCGGTGCAGGGCGTAGGCCACGTGGGGGGCTATTTGTTGGAGCACCTCATTAAGGAAGGCGCCAAAATTGTGCTGACCGACTACTACGAGGACCGCAAGCTAGAAATGGCGGCCAAGTATAACGCGGTAGCCGTGGGCCTCGATGAAATCTACGATCAGGAGGTAGATATCTACTCACCTTGCGCGCTGGGTGCCACCATCAACAGTGACACAATTGACCGCTTGAAGTGCCGCGTTATTGCGGGCTGCGCCAACAACCAGCTGCAGGACGAGAACGTGCATGGGCCGGCGCTGGTAGAGCGCGGCATCATTTACGCTCCCGACTTCCTTATTAATGCTGGGGGGCTAATTAATGTCTACTCCGAGGTAATTGGCGGTAGCCGCAAGTCGGCCCTGAGCCAGACTGAAAAGATTTACGACTTCACCACAGAAGTGCTTAACAAGGCTGAGCTTGAGGGAATTCATCCTCAAAAAGCCGCTATTCGCCAAGCTGAGCAGCGTATTGCTGCATTAGGCAAGGTAAAATCAACTTATTAA
- the nusB gene encoding transcription antitermination factor NusB: MLNRRSLRIKVMQALYAYHQAVGSDFLLANDRIAEEFAPDLTSPEPQDRKVLQGQRKLAEVIFKEWHKTKADPEKTEDVAVNEAVADAISFYEKQVKKEGTFFEGQMLHAAESIHDQYIHLLNLPTTLLRVMEDERDREARRFTPSKEALLDTTRFEQNQVLEKLVGNKQLQDLTIRRKLQWNGEQEMEALRTAWRQEIKQDAEFQAYLAAPGGNYTEDQEALKHLYKTFVFKEGALATQLDEADLNWEENRPVVKNLVVKTIKMLDEAADENLELMALSANWAEDKEFAQSLYQQTLADDERYEKLIAESVQNWDVERVAQLDKIVLKMALCEMHLFRSIPVKVTINEYIEISKMYSTPKSKQFINGILDKLAQDLTASGAIRKSGRGLLDNQ; this comes from the coding sequence ATGCTCAATCGTCGCTCGCTTCGCATCAAGGTTATGCAGGCCCTATACGCTTACCATCAGGCAGTAGGGTCAGATTTTCTGCTGGCCAATGACCGCATTGCCGAGGAATTTGCCCCCGACCTCACTTCCCCCGAACCCCAGGACCGCAAGGTGCTGCAAGGTCAGCGCAAGCTGGCCGAGGTCATCTTTAAGGAATGGCATAAGACCAAAGCTGACCCGGAAAAAACCGAAGATGTTGCCGTAAACGAGGCTGTGGCCGATGCCATCAGCTTCTATGAAAAGCAGGTCAAGAAAGAAGGGACCTTCTTTGAGGGGCAAATGCTGCACGCCGCGGAGAGCATTCACGACCAATATATTCATCTGCTGAACCTGCCTACCACTTTGCTGCGGGTGATGGAAGACGAGCGCGACCGTGAAGCACGTCGGTTTACGCCTTCTAAGGAAGCACTACTCGACACTACTCGCTTTGAGCAAAACCAAGTGCTGGAGAAGCTCGTGGGCAATAAGCAGCTGCAGGACCTCACCATTCGGCGCAAGCTGCAATGGAACGGCGAGCAGGAGATGGAAGCGCTTCGCACCGCTTGGCGTCAGGAAATAAAGCAGGACGCCGAGTTTCAGGCGTACTTGGCCGCACCGGGGGGCAATTATACCGAAGACCAGGAAGCGCTGAAGCACCTGTACAAAACCTTCGTGTTTAAGGAAGGCGCACTGGCTACCCAGCTAGATGAGGCTGACCTGAACTGGGAGGAAAATCGTCCGGTTGTGAAAAACCTAGTGGTGAAGACTATAAAGATGCTCGACGAGGCGGCCGACGAGAATCTTGAGCTTATGGCACTGTCAGCCAACTGGGCCGAGGACAAGGAATTTGCCCAAAGCCTTTATCAGCAAACGCTTGCGGATGACGAGCGCTACGAAAAGCTGATTGCCGAGTCAGTACAGAACTGGGATGTGGAGCGCGTAGCCCAACTCGACAAGATCGTGCTGAAGATGGCCCTCTGCGAAATGCACCTTTTCCGTAGCATTCCGGTGAAGGTGACCATCAACGAGTACATCGAAATTAGCAAGATGTATAGCACACCTAAAAGCAAGCAGTTTATCAACGGTATTCTGGACAAGCTGGCCCAGGATTTGACGGCTAGCGGTGCTATCCGCAAGTCGGGTCGTGGCTTGCTTGACAATCAGTAA
- a CDS encoding YtxH domain-containing protein, with the protein MGSKTTTGLVCFAGGALTGAVLGLLYAPEKGRETRSWLSYQLEKYREVLADLTESLVTSRVDAGPSTAKSEGQKVIREAKDKAEQLLGDVDQLINQINSRKTV; encoded by the coding sequence ATGGGTAGCAAAACCACTACCGGCCTTGTGTGCTTCGCGGGCGGTGCCCTTACCGGAGCCGTTTTGGGTCTGCTGTACGCGCCTGAAAAAGGCCGCGAAACCCGCAGCTGGCTTAGTTATCAGCTTGAAAAGTACCGTGAGGTGCTAGCTGATCTTACCGAAAGCTTAGTGACGAGCCGGGTAGATGCCGGCCCATCCACAGCCAAGTCGGAGGGGCAGAAAGTAATTCGCGAAGCCAAAGACAAAGCGGAGCAACTGCTCGGCGATGTCGACCAGCTCATCAACCAAATCAATTCCCGTAAGACGGTTTAG
- a CDS encoding isocitrate/isopropylmalate dehydrogenase family protein has product MHTITLIPGDGIGPEITKAVTDIFSAAQVPVQWEEQNAGQTTFDQSGELIPQALLDSLEKNRVALKGPITTPVGKGFRSINVSLRQKYDLYQNVRPSKTNPGIVTRYEGIDLVLFRENTEGLYSGLEVWDERLGIADSFNRITVEGSRKICRAAFAYAAKHNRKKVTLAHKANILKMAGTLMINACKEAAAEFPQIQFEDKIIDNMCMQLVNKPEQFDVIVTTNLFGDILSDLCAGLVGGLGVVAGANIGDDMAVFEAVHGSAPDIAGQGKANPTALLRSALMMLHHLGEHTHADRLEAALDATLLQKEKCTGDLGGKASTSEFAQAVIDNLK; this is encoded by the coding sequence ATGCATACAATCACCCTTATTCCCGGCGACGGCATCGGACCCGAAATCACGAAGGCCGTTACGGATATTTTCAGTGCCGCCCAGGTGCCCGTGCAGTGGGAAGAGCAGAACGCTGGCCAAACGACTTTCGACCAATCGGGCGAGTTGATTCCGCAGGCGTTGCTGGATTCGTTGGAGAAAAACCGCGTGGCCCTGAAAGGCCCCATCACGACGCCCGTAGGCAAAGGATTCCGCAGTATCAATGTATCACTGCGCCAGAAGTACGATCTGTACCAAAACGTGCGCCCATCCAAGACCAACCCTGGCATTGTGACGCGCTACGAAGGGATTGACTTGGTGCTGTTTCGCGAAAATACCGAGGGCTTATACTCAGGCCTCGAAGTATGGGATGAGCGCTTAGGCATTGCCGACTCTTTCAACCGCATCACAGTGGAGGGCTCGCGCAAAATTTGCCGGGCGGCGTTTGCGTACGCGGCCAAGCATAACCGCAAAAAGGTGACGCTGGCGCACAAGGCTAACATCCTCAAGATGGCGGGTACACTTATGATCAATGCCTGCAAAGAGGCGGCCGCTGAGTTTCCGCAAATTCAGTTTGAGGATAAGATTATTGATAACATGTGCATGCAGCTCGTCAATAAGCCCGAGCAGTTTGATGTTATCGTGACGACCAACCTCTTCGGTGATATTCTGTCTGACCTTTGCGCTGGCCTCGTAGGGGGCTTAGGCGTAGTAGCGGGGGCCAATATTGGCGATGATATGGCCGTATTTGAAGCGGTGCACGGCTCGGCTCCTGACATTGCCGGCCAAGGCAAAGCTAATCCTACGGCTTTGCTCCGCTCAGCCCTGATGATGCTGCACCACCTCGGCGAGCACACGCACGCCGACCGCCTCGAAGCTGCCTTGGACGCTACCTTGCTGCAAAAGGAAAAGTGTACTGGCGACTTGGGAGGTAAGGCCTCAACCAGCGAATTTGCCCAGGCGGTAATTGATAATTTGAAATAG
- a CDS encoding DUF1573 domain-containing protein, protein MKRTLIPSLFAFAVLLGACNNEKSTEVGAAGMNAAATAADATASPVVDNPNVASETEAPNPNAPVMTFAETEHNFGDIKPGEVVKHTFTFTNTGKSPLLIENATASCGCTTPNWTKEPIAPGGKGTIDVQFDSQGKTGLQNKQIAIRANTQPTITQIAIRTNILPDGQNGPLAQ, encoded by the coding sequence ATGAAACGTACCCTCATTCCCTCCTTGTTCGCCTTTGCCGTGTTGCTAGGTGCTTGCAACAATGAAAAGTCCACGGAAGTAGGCGCCGCCGGCATGAATGCTGCCGCTACTGCCGCCGATGCTACGGCCAGCCCGGTAGTTGACAACCCCAACGTGGCCAGCGAAACGGAAGCGCCTAACCCGAATGCGCCGGTGATGACCTTCGCTGAAACCGAGCACAACTTCGGCGACATCAAGCCGGGCGAGGTAGTGAAGCACACCTTTACGTTCACCAACACCGGAAAAAGCCCCCTGCTAATTGAAAATGCAACGGCTTCCTGCGGCTGCACTACTCCTAACTGGACCAAAGAGCCCATTGCTCCCGGTGGTAAAGGAACCATTGATGTGCAGTTTGACAGCCAAGGCAAAACTGGCCTTCAGAACAAGCAAATAGCTATTCGGGCCAACACTCAGCCTACTATCACCCAGATTGCTATTCGGACCAACATCCTGCCTGACGGCCAAAACGGACCGTTAGCTCAATAA
- the yajC gene encoding preprotein translocase subunit YajC encodes MAIAAVVYFFMIRPQQKRAATARKFRESLTKGATVVTIGGLHGKIVDVHEESVIIEVDRGTRLKFDRSAIAREVTPAAKAPVTTP; translated from the coding sequence GTGGCTATTGCCGCCGTGGTTTATTTCTTCATGATCCGGCCTCAGCAGAAGCGGGCGGCTACGGCACGTAAGTTCCGCGAGTCGCTGACCAAAGGTGCTACGGTGGTTACGATTGGTGGCCTGCATGGCAAAATCGTGGATGTGCACGAAGAATCAGTGATTATTGAAGTAGACCGAGGCACCCGCCTCAAGTTTGACCGTAGCGCTATCGCGCGGGAAGTAACGCCGGCCGCGAAGGCTCCTGTAACGACGCCCTAA
- a CDS encoding YbbR-like domain-containing protein → MPLTRAARLVRWFTSPFYGQESSYWRAVTVCFMAASTFWLLNALNKTYSTRITYPLTWRYDTTRYIPVQPLPSEVAVNVTGRGWKLLRKALMLDVKPAEVPVSRVPTATRFVTGSSLRPALQTAMEGMQFNYILTDTLWVEFDELITRRLPLTLSPDVDGSALPYAARFVPESIAFRGPARTVNRLASPYPVHLPKAPAGSSDGAIIVPIGGPASVETNVQEIQVRLQPRPLLTVPVQIVPELNNFPVGEKFGFFPATVTVEVQCFPEDTARLNLQELRVMLNYRKLTAPDSSLEPMLVQAPSLARGTLIKTPAVRVSRVR, encoded by the coding sequence TTGCCGCTCACTCGTGCTGCCCGTCTGGTTCGCTGGTTCACCAGTCCGTTTTACGGACAGGAGAGCAGCTACTGGCGGGCAGTTACCGTTTGTTTTATGGCGGCTTCCACGTTTTGGCTGCTGAATGCGCTGAACAAAACGTATTCTACCCGCATTACCTATCCCTTGACTTGGCGCTACGATACCACGCGTTACATACCCGTGCAGCCGCTTCCCAGTGAAGTAGCCGTAAACGTGACGGGGCGCGGGTGGAAGTTGTTGCGTAAGGCCCTGATGCTGGACGTGAAGCCAGCGGAGGTACCCGTAAGCAGAGTGCCGACCGCTACCCGCTTTGTTACAGGAAGTTCATTGCGGCCAGCCTTACAGACCGCGATGGAAGGTATGCAGTTCAACTATATTCTGACCGATACACTTTGGGTTGAATTTGATGAGCTAATAACGCGCCGGCTGCCGTTGACGCTCAGCCCGGATGTTGATGGCTCCGCTTTGCCCTACGCCGCACGCTTTGTACCCGAAAGCATTGCCTTTCGGGGGCCGGCCCGTACCGTAAATCGATTGGCTAGCCCCTATCCTGTGCACTTGCCCAAAGCACCGGCTGGTAGTAGCGACGGTGCCATTATAGTGCCTATCGGCGGTCCGGCCTCGGTGGAAACCAATGTGCAAGAAATTCAGGTGCGCCTACAGCCGCGCCCTCTGCTAACCGTGCCTGTGCAGATAGTACCTGAGCTGAATAATTTTCCGGTGGGGGAGAAGTTTGGGTTTTTTCCTGCTACCGTAACCGTAGAGGTACAATGCTTCCCTGAGGACACTGCCCGTTTGAACCTGCAGGAACTGAGGGTAATGCTGAACTATCGTAAGCTAACTGCTCCCGATTCCAGCCTGGAGCCTATGCTTGTACAGGCTCCGTCATTAGCCCGTGGCACCCTTATAAAAACACCCGCCGTGCGGGTTTCACGGGTTAGATGA
- the coaE gene encoding dephospho-CoA kinase (Dephospho-CoA kinase (CoaE) performs the final step in coenzyme A biosynthesis.) — protein MSMLRIGITGGIGSGKSIVCRLFQLLGVPVYDSDYRAKWIMANDLGLRAELLTTFGSQTFSESGQLDRAYLARVAFSDPAQLTQLNTLVHPHVGRDFETWAVVQQQAGHAYSLKEAALLFESGAYRQLDRIITVFAPQDVRQARVLRRDPHRTAADILAIVGKQMSEEEKVQRADYVVYNDDQQLLIPQVLALDTLFRQQV, from the coding sequence ATGAGTATGCTGCGGATTGGTATTACCGGCGGAATTGGGTCGGGGAAGAGTATTGTCTGCCGGTTGTTTCAACTGTTGGGCGTGCCGGTTTATGATTCCGACTATCGAGCCAAATGGATCATGGCCAATGATTTAGGTCTGCGAGCCGAACTATTGACCACATTTGGTTCCCAGACGTTTAGCGAGTCGGGCCAGCTGGATAGAGCCTATTTGGCCCGCGTTGCCTTCTCAGACCCCGCGCAGCTAACCCAGCTCAATACTTTGGTGCACCCGCACGTAGGCCGCGACTTTGAAACTTGGGCCGTAGTGCAGCAGCAAGCAGGACACGCCTACTCGTTAAAGGAGGCAGCTTTGCTTTTTGAGTCGGGTGCCTACCGCCAGCTCGACCGTATTATTACGGTTTTTGCCCCCCAAGACGTGCGACAAGCCCGCGTATTACGCCGCGACCCCCACCGTACTGCTGCCGATATTCTGGCTATTGTCGGCAAGCAGATGAGCGAGGAGGAAAAGGTCCAGCGGGCCGATTACGTCGTGTACAATGATGATCAGCAATTATTGATACCGCAGGTGCTGGCGCTCGATACGCTGTTTCGGCAGCAGGTGTAG
- a CDS encoding GNAT family N-acetyltransferase, whose product MSLLEVSTAQHRRQFLELPAQIYQHHPNWISPLDNDVEAVFDTRRNPNFQHGTATRWVLTNAQGRAIGRIAAFVNELTAHTDPTLPTGGIGFFECINDQAAANQLFGVAQEWLLTRGMQAMDGPINFGERDRFWGLLVSGFTEPNYGMFYHPPYYQQLFENYGFQVYFKQYTCHREVAEPLHPSFTRTAERYAQEEPAYTFAHSVGRSADQMAHDFHHVYNLAWANHSGINPMTLDKAHQLVRQMRPVMDTRLLWFAYHQGEPVAFFVSLPELNQIFKHVGPRLNLGGKIRFVWEKWRYERRQPRKMFGVIFGVVPAHQGKGVESAMLVHAQEALVAAGYTEIEMNWIGDFNPRMLALTRSIGARISKTHVTYRKLFDPTRKFERSAIIR is encoded by the coding sequence ATGTCACTGCTTGAAGTTTCTACTGCTCAGCACCGGCGGCAATTTCTGGAGCTGCCGGCCCAAATTTATCAACACCATCCTAACTGGATTTCGCCCCTCGATAATGATGTTGAGGCCGTATTCGACACGCGACGCAATCCCAACTTTCAGCATGGCACAGCCACTCGCTGGGTTCTGACCAATGCACAAGGTCGGGCCATTGGTCGCATCGCCGCTTTTGTGAATGAGCTTACCGCACACACCGATCCTACGTTACCGACCGGTGGAATCGGTTTTTTTGAGTGCATTAATGATCAGGCCGCAGCCAACCAACTCTTTGGTGTTGCCCAGGAGTGGCTACTGACGCGTGGGATGCAGGCCATGGATGGGCCTATCAACTTTGGGGAGCGCGACCGGTTTTGGGGCTTGCTGGTCTCGGGCTTCACGGAGCCTAACTATGGGATGTTTTATCATCCGCCTTATTATCAGCAGCTGTTTGAAAACTATGGCTTTCAGGTGTACTTCAAGCAGTACACCTGTCACCGGGAAGTAGCTGAGCCTCTGCACCCAAGCTTTACGCGCACCGCTGAGCGCTACGCGCAGGAGGAGCCAGCTTACACGTTTGCCCACTCAGTAGGTCGCTCAGCCGACCAGATGGCCCATGATTTTCATCATGTGTATAACCTGGCTTGGGCTAATCATTCGGGTATCAACCCGATGACGTTGGACAAAGCGCACCAGCTGGTGCGCCAAATGCGGCCCGTTATGGACACGCGCCTGCTTTGGTTTGCTTATCACCAGGGTGAGCCCGTCGCTTTTTTTGTGAGTTTGCCCGAGTTGAATCAGATTTTTAAGCACGTAGGGCCAAGGCTAAATCTGGGGGGCAAAATTCGGTTTGTATGGGAAAAATGGCGCTACGAACGCCGACAGCCGCGCAAAATGTTTGGGGTCATCTTCGGCGTGGTACCCGCTCACCAAGGCAAGGGCGTCGAGTCGGCGATGCTGGTGCACGCGCAAGAGGCACTTGTGGCGGCAGGCTACACGGAAATTGAGATGAACTGGATCGGCGACTTCAACCCGCGTATGTTGGCTCTTACCCGCTCCATCGGAGCCCGCATTTCCAAAACGCACGTGACGTACCGCAAGCTTTTCGACCCCACCCGAAAATTCGAGCGTAGCGCGATAATCAGGTAG